Proteins from a genomic interval of Microbacterium imperiale:
- a CDS encoding PTS fructose transporter subunit IIABC, which yields MSDTITPELVSLDAPLGTDKQDVIRALAGLVAAQGRATDADALAADAIAREDKDETGLPGGIAIPHAKSAAVTQASLAFARLQPGVDFGAPDGPADLVFLIAAPAHASEEHLAVLSRLARSLMQDTFTADLRAAADADGVVRVVRTAIGEGEAVSDAAPASAASTPPASASAPASATAADLQIDGRPARIVAVTSCATGIAHTFMAADALTAAGKDAGIDLVVEPQGSSGYQALPASVIDDADAVIFATDVDVREISRFAGKPVIRSGVKRGIEQPAQMIREAVAAASDPNAARVSGTAGASSGETSTQNLSWGARIQRILLTGVSYMIPFVAGGGLLIALGFALGGYEVTANASKVIIDNALWNLPTTDITSPFGPLGQYLGSVAFMIGSTSMGFLVAALAGYIAYAIADRPGIAPGFVAGAIAVTMSAGFIGGIVGGFLAGFVAWWLGRLPAPRWLRGLMPVVIIPLLGSIVASGLMILFLGRPIAALMALLTDGLTSLTESGAGLIVVGVILGLMMCFDLGGPINKVAYVFATTGLAAASTENTAPYLIMAAVMTAGMVPPLALALASTVLARPLFTPVERENGKAAWLLGAAFISEGAIPFAAADPLRVIPASMVGGAITGALSMVFTVQSYAPHGGIFVLFAINPVWGFVVALLAGTVVSALLLVVLKKYVRKSSTAPAPAEATATV from the coding sequence GTGTCCGACACCATCACCCCGGAGCTCGTCAGCCTCGACGCGCCCCTCGGGACCGATAAGCAGGACGTCATCCGCGCCCTCGCCGGCCTCGTCGCCGCGCAGGGTCGCGCGACCGACGCCGACGCGCTCGCGGCCGACGCGATCGCCCGCGAAGACAAGGATGAGACCGGTCTGCCGGGCGGCATCGCGATCCCGCACGCGAAGAGCGCCGCGGTGACGCAGGCGTCGCTCGCGTTCGCCCGCTTGCAGCCGGGCGTCGATTTCGGCGCACCGGACGGTCCCGCCGACCTCGTCTTCCTCATCGCGGCCCCGGCGCACGCGTCCGAGGAGCACCTCGCGGTGCTCTCCCGGCTCGCGCGCAGCCTGATGCAGGACACCTTCACGGCCGATCTGCGCGCCGCCGCCGACGCCGACGGTGTCGTACGTGTCGTGCGTACGGCGATCGGCGAGGGCGAAGCCGTGAGCGATGCGGCCCCTGCGTCCGCTGCGTCCACCCCGCCCGCCTCCGCCTCGGCGCCCGCCTCCGCGACGGCTGCCGACCTGCAGATCGACGGCCGTCCCGCCCGCATCGTCGCGGTGACCTCGTGCGCGACCGGCATCGCTCACACGTTCATGGCCGCCGACGCGCTCACCGCGGCGGGCAAGGACGCGGGCATCGACCTCGTCGTCGAGCCGCAGGGCTCGAGCGGGTACCAGGCGCTGCCGGCATCCGTCATCGACGACGCCGACGCCGTGATCTTCGCGACCGACGTCGATGTCCGCGAGATCTCGCGGTTCGCCGGCAAGCCCGTCATCCGCTCGGGTGTCAAGCGCGGCATCGAGCAGCCGGCCCAGATGATCCGCGAGGCGGTGGCTGCGGCATCCGATCCGAACGCGGCACGCGTGAGCGGGACGGCGGGTGCGTCGTCGGGGGAGACGAGCACCCAGAACCTGTCGTGGGGCGCGCGGATCCAGCGCATCCTGCTGACCGGAGTCAGCTACATGATCCCGTTCGTCGCCGGCGGTGGTCTGCTCATCGCGTTGGGCTTCGCGCTCGGCGGCTACGAGGTGACGGCGAACGCGTCGAAGGTCATCATCGACAACGCGCTGTGGAACCTTCCCACGACCGACATCACGTCGCCCTTCGGACCCCTGGGCCAGTACCTCGGCTCCGTGGCGTTCATGATCGGGTCGACCTCGATGGGCTTCCTCGTGGCGGCCCTCGCCGGCTACATCGCGTACGCGATCGCCGACCGGCCCGGCATCGCCCCCGGATTCGTCGCGGGAGCGATCGCGGTGACCATGAGCGCGGGCTTCATCGGCGGTATCGTCGGCGGTTTCCTCGCGGGCTTCGTCGCCTGGTGGCTGGGACGCCTGCCGGCCCCCCGGTGGCTGCGCGGACTCATGCCCGTCGTGATCATCCCGCTCCTCGGGTCGATCGTCGCCTCGGGTCTGATGATCCTGTTCCTCGGCCGCCCCATCGCCGCGCTGATGGCGCTGCTCACCGACGGCTTGACCTCGCTCACGGAGAGCGGAGCCGGCCTCATCGTCGTCGGCGTGATCCTGGGTCTCATGATGTGCTTCGACCTCGGCGGTCCGATCAACAAGGTCGCCTACGTCTTCGCCACGACGGGACTCGCGGCCGCCTCGACCGAGAACACCGCGCCGTACCTGATCATGGCTGCCGTCATGACCGCGGGCATGGTGCCGCCGTTGGCGCTGGCCCTCGCGTCGACGGTCCTCGCCCGTCCGCTGTTCACCCCGGTGGAGCGCGAGAACGGCAAAGCGGCCTGGCTGCTCGGAGCGGCGTTCATCAGCGAGGGAGCGATCCCCTTCGCGGCCGCCGACCCGCTCCGCGTCATCCCCGCCTCGATGGTGGGCGGCGCGATCACCGGCGCCCTGAGCATGGTGTTCACCGTGCAGAGCTATGCCCCGCATGGCGGCATCTTCGTGCTGTTCGCCATCAATCCGGTCTGGGGTTTCGTCGTCGCGCTTCTGGCGGGTACCGTCGTTTCTGCGCTGTTGCTCGTCGTGCTCAAGAAGTACGTCCGCAAGAGCTCCACCGCCCCGGCTCCGGCCGAGGCGACCG
- a CDS encoding 1-phosphofructokinase family hexose kinase translates to MIVTLTVHPSLDRTVSLGAPLRVGEVQTASGAREDAGGKGINVSRVIRAAGGDSLAVLPLDPADPFAAVLADADVEVRPVPVAGRARANITVTDAAGETTKINLPGVALNDGDLAALIDAVVAAARGADWLVLAGSLAPGLAADAYVRVIHAVRDRLGAEAPRIAVDTSGPALRAVVRDGRPDLIKPNDDELADLLGAPLPEATDLAEAVHAAARELVPNAVATALVTLGGDGAVLVTGEGAWAAVPPPTRVRSTVGAGDSSLAGYLLAVSAGANPAASLVSAIRYGSAAAALDGTQAPRASDLPTADIPVRALTR, encoded by the coding sequence ATGATCGTGACCCTGACGGTGCATCCGTCGCTCGACCGCACCGTGTCGCTCGGCGCGCCGCTGCGCGTCGGTGAGGTGCAGACAGCGAGCGGCGCACGCGAGGATGCCGGCGGCAAGGGCATCAACGTGTCACGGGTGATCCGGGCGGCAGGCGGCGACAGCCTCGCGGTCCTCCCGCTCGACCCGGCCGACCCCTTCGCCGCTGTCCTGGCCGACGCGGATGTCGAGGTACGCCCCGTGCCCGTCGCGGGACGTGCTCGGGCGAACATCACGGTGACGGATGCCGCCGGCGAGACCACCAAGATCAACCTTCCCGGCGTCGCGCTGAACGACGGCGACCTCGCCGCGCTCATCGACGCGGTCGTGGCCGCCGCTCGCGGCGCGGACTGGCTCGTGCTGGCCGGGTCGCTCGCGCCGGGACTCGCCGCGGACGCCTACGTGCGCGTCATCCACGCCGTCCGTGATCGGCTGGGCGCCGAGGCCCCGCGCATCGCCGTCGACACCTCCGGCCCGGCTCTGCGCGCGGTCGTGCGCGACGGCCGTCCCGACCTGATCAAGCCGAACGACGACGAGCTCGCCGACCTGCTCGGTGCGCCCTTGCCCGAGGCGACGGATCTGGCCGAGGCGGTGCACGCCGCGGCGCGCGAACTCGTCCCGAACGCCGTCGCTACCGCCCTCGTCACCCTCGGGGGCGACGGTGCGGTGCTCGTCACCGGCGAGGGCGCATGGGCGGCCGTCCCGCCGCCGACCCGCGTGCGCAGCACCGTCGGAGCGGGCGACAGCTCGCTCGCCGGGTATCTGCTCGCAGTCTCGGCGGGCGCGAACCCGGCGGCATCCCTCGTGTCGGCCATCCGCTACGGCTCGGCCGCCGCTGCCCTCGACGGAACCCAGGCCCCGCGGGCGTCCGACCTTCCCACCGCTGACATCCCCGTCCGCGCGCTCACCCGTTGA
- a CDS encoding DeoR/GlpR family DNA-binding transcription regulator, with amino-acid sequence MYATERQQLIERLLADDGRVAVVDLAARFDVTTETVRRDLAALEEAGALRRVHGGAVSPERTSTSEPSVAERSMRHSEAKERIARRALAALPAGAGSIYLDAGTTTAALAVLMAQSSPSGREVVTHSMTIAHSLAGVSGVGLTAIGGRVRGLTAAAVGSDTVAAIGRLRPDVAFLGANGITVGAGLTTPDPEEAAVKRAVVAGARRVIVLADADKFEAELLVSFAELSDLDVVVTNREPGAALSRALRDADVEVWIA; translated from the coding sequence GTGTACGCAACGGAGCGCCAGCAGCTCATCGAGCGATTGCTCGCCGACGACGGACGCGTGGCCGTGGTCGACCTCGCGGCGCGCTTCGACGTCACGACCGAGACCGTTCGGCGTGACCTCGCCGCGCTCGAAGAGGCCGGCGCCCTGCGGCGCGTGCACGGCGGCGCGGTATCGCCCGAGCGCACCAGCACGTCCGAACCGTCCGTCGCCGAGCGGTCGATGCGCCACTCCGAGGCGAAGGAGCGCATCGCGCGCCGCGCCCTCGCCGCCCTTCCCGCCGGAGCTGGATCGATCTACCTGGACGCGGGCACGACGACCGCGGCCCTCGCCGTCCTCATGGCCCAGTCGTCGCCGTCCGGCCGCGAGGTCGTGACCCACTCGATGACGATCGCCCATTCGCTCGCGGGCGTGTCGGGCGTCGGTCTCACCGCGATCGGCGGACGCGTCCGCGGGCTGACGGCCGCCGCCGTCGGTTCCGACACCGTCGCGGCGATCGGGCGGCTGCGGCCGGACGTCGCGTTCCTCGGTGCCAACGGCATCACCGTCGGCGCCGGGCTGACCACGCCGGACCCCGAAGAGGCGGCCGTCAAGCGCGCCGTCGTCGCGGGAGCCCGGCGGGTGATCGTCCTCGCCGACGCCGACAAGTTCGAAGCGGAACTTCTCGTCTCTTTCGCCGAGCTGTCCGACCTCGACGTGGTCGTGACGAATCGGGAACCGGGCGCGGCGCTCTCGCGAGCGCTGCGCGACGCCGACGTGGAGGTATGGATCGCATGA
- a CDS encoding DUF262 domain-containing protein: MSTATNVGATAVNTISWLSASDTTIVVPVYQRQYRWDIGGCEQLLADIRSVSAADDAHTHFIGSILSTASTTTEDDAQLVLIDGQQRITTLMLLVAALHHTLRDDDPELARELERVLARADDPARTKLRPHRAWADVFESVVLDRRAPGEEHRESRFDDNYAFFRSQIRPDEAPTIWRGLQKLEHVAITLGEGANAQQIFESLNSTGEPLRDHELIHNYVLMGLSHGEQIEIENDFWVPIERNTGDAIGAFWNHFLVMLTGREVLVTGGRGVYDVFRQQFPRLDIDTLRAHAASWREYSEIYREMVDPAASTDAELARQLGYLNVLGRNMYPLVMRLVHDARAGLLPRAELLARIEDVQALLLRRTVVGIATDRLVARLCRAYAQGADALTRAIARITPSDERVRVGVKYGDLPHPRYVLGRLADVDPAAPLDVSPVFPAAAGDDWSGDGHRRFADYSEDEQNSHRALAHTLGNLTLLEQDLAERALDATYPELRSLLRRSDVAMAREVADNDSWDTRAIGARTERLAQRFVEVWRRPPLTGIDDDNLTPILDAKLRRGWPRGWQREFDYVEFRGEHWEVPDVRYLFNRVFKRLWVDSRQSVIDFSARRGGPVYPAMAWNGQWDELGEGSYLYMGWDSRYMLTAVQGVLDEAGWAAEVFVKYSYIGDAMR, encoded by the coding sequence ATGAGCACTGCCACGAATGTCGGAGCGACCGCCGTCAACACGATCAGCTGGCTGTCGGCATCCGACACGACGATCGTGGTCCCGGTCTACCAGCGGCAGTACCGCTGGGACATCGGCGGCTGCGAACAGCTGCTCGCCGACATCCGCTCGGTATCGGCCGCCGACGACGCCCACACCCACTTCATCGGCTCCATCCTCTCGACCGCCAGCACGACAACGGAGGATGACGCCCAGCTCGTGCTCATCGACGGGCAGCAGCGCATCACGACGCTCATGCTGCTCGTCGCCGCCCTGCATCACACCCTGCGCGACGACGATCCCGAGCTCGCACGCGAACTCGAGCGCGTGCTGGCCCGGGCCGACGACCCCGCGCGCACGAAGCTGCGTCCCCACCGCGCCTGGGCCGACGTGTTCGAGAGCGTCGTGCTCGACCGCCGCGCCCCGGGCGAGGAGCATCGCGAGTCGCGGTTCGACGACAACTACGCGTTCTTCCGCAGCCAGATCCGCCCCGACGAGGCGCCGACGATCTGGCGGGGGCTGCAGAAGCTCGAGCACGTCGCGATCACGCTCGGCGAAGGAGCCAACGCCCAGCAGATCTTCGAGAGCCTGAACTCGACCGGCGAGCCGCTGCGCGACCACGAGCTCATCCACAACTACGTCCTCATGGGACTCTCGCACGGCGAGCAGATCGAGATCGAGAACGACTTCTGGGTGCCGATCGAGCGCAACACCGGCGACGCCATCGGCGCGTTCTGGAATCACTTTCTCGTGATGCTCACCGGCCGCGAGGTCCTCGTCACCGGTGGCCGCGGCGTCTACGACGTCTTCCGCCAGCAGTTCCCGCGGCTCGACATCGATACGCTGCGTGCGCACGCGGCCTCATGGCGGGAGTACTCCGAGATCTATCGCGAGATGGTCGACCCCGCCGCGAGCACGGATGCCGAACTGGCCCGTCAACTCGGCTACCTCAACGTGCTCGGGCGCAACATGTACCCGCTCGTGATGCGTCTCGTGCACGACGCCCGTGCCGGGCTCCTCCCCCGCGCCGAACTCCTCGCGCGGATCGAGGACGTGCAGGCGCTGCTGCTGCGCCGCACCGTCGTCGGGATCGCCACCGACCGCCTCGTCGCACGCCTGTGCCGGGCCTACGCCCAGGGCGCGGACGCCCTCACCCGAGCCATCGCGCGCATCACGCCCTCGGACGAGCGCGTGCGCGTCGGCGTGAAGTACGGCGATCTGCCGCATCCGCGCTACGTGCTCGGCCGCCTCGCGGACGTCGATCCCGCGGCTCCGCTCGACGTCTCGCCGGTGTTCCCCGCCGCGGCGGGCGACGACTGGTCCGGCGACGGCCATCGCCGCTTCGCCGATTACAGCGAGGACGAGCAGAACAGTCACCGTGCGCTCGCGCACACGCTGGGCAACCTGACGCTGCTCGAGCAGGACCTCGCGGAGCGCGCGCTCGACGCCACCTATCCCGAGCTGCGATCGCTTCTTCGCCGCAGCGACGTGGCGATGGCGCGCGAGGTCGCCGACAACGACAGCTGGGACACACGGGCGATCGGCGCCCGCACCGAGCGGCTCGCGCAGCGATTCGTCGAGGTGTGGCGACGCCCGCCGCTGACCGGGATCGACGACGACAACCTGACCCCGATCCTCGACGCGAAGCTCCGCCGCGGATGGCCGCGCGGCTGGCAGCGCGAGTTCGACTACGTCGAGTTCCGCGGCGAGCACTGGGAGGTGCCGGACGTCCGCTACCTCTTCAACCGCGTGTTCAAGCGGCTGTGGGTCGACTCCCGGCAGAGCGTCATCGACTTCAGCGCACGGCGCGGCGGCCCCGTGTACCCCGCCATGGCGTGGAACGGACAGTGGGACGAGCTCGGCGAGGGGAGCTACCTCTACATGGGTTGGGACTCGCGCTACATGCTCACCGCCGTGCAGGGTGTCCTCGACGAAGCTGGCTGGGCCGCAGAGGTCTTCGTGAAGTACTCCTACATCGGCGACGCGATGCGCTGA
- a CDS encoding SDR family NAD(P)-dependent oxidoreductase codes for MLPDTLSPTSVAPSGIDPDDLAATLRVLAQLADIDHRHPDYATVRQATAAMFKAAKKVRRREIRDAVASADRAVVHATATGAPDRIDDETRGIPISSSTTAPIAGTLIKARACYICKQPYTIVDAFYHQLCPDCAAMSHAKRDARTDLSGRRALLTGGRAKIGMYIALRLLRDGAHTTITTRFPRDAVRRFRSLPDSAEWIDRLKIVGIDLRDPAQVVGLADDVAAAGHLDILINNATQTVRRSPGAYQPLVDAELSPLPDGPLPELVTFGHTNDMHPQALERSVNAHPILAAAASRADELTEQAMAAGSSSLERLAAGTAIDAGGLIPDLDGVNSWTQRVGDVDPLEMLEVQLANTTAPFLLVSKLRASLAASPARRTYVVNVSAMEGVFNRGYKGPGHPHTNMAKAAVNMLTRTSAREMFETDGILMTSVDTGWITDERPHPTKVRLAEEGFHAPLDLVDGAARVYDPIVRGEAGEDLFGVFLKDYSPGAW; via the coding sequence GTGCTCCCCGACACGCTCTCCCCGACTTCCGTCGCGCCCAGCGGCATCGACCCCGACGATCTCGCCGCTACCCTGCGCGTTCTCGCGCAGCTGGCCGACATCGACCATCGGCATCCCGACTACGCGACCGTTCGGCAGGCGACCGCCGCGATGTTCAAGGCGGCGAAGAAGGTGCGCCGGCGCGAGATCCGGGATGCCGTCGCCTCGGCCGACCGCGCCGTCGTCCATGCCACGGCGACGGGAGCTCCGGATCGGATCGACGACGAGACCCGCGGCATCCCCATCTCGTCCTCGACCACCGCGCCGATCGCCGGCACGCTCATCAAGGCGCGCGCCTGCTACATCTGCAAGCAGCCGTACACGATCGTCGACGCGTTCTACCACCAGCTCTGCCCGGACTGCGCGGCGATGAGCCACGCCAAGCGCGACGCGCGCACCGACCTCTCCGGCCGCCGCGCCCTCCTGACGGGTGGCCGCGCCAAGATCGGCATGTACATCGCGCTGCGACTGCTGCGCGACGGCGCTCACACGACGATCACCACGCGCTTCCCGCGGGATGCGGTCCGCCGGTTCCGGAGCCTGCCCGACTCGGCCGAGTGGATCGATCGCCTCAAGATCGTGGGCATCGACCTGCGCGACCCCGCACAGGTCGTCGGCCTCGCCGACGATGTCGCCGCGGCGGGTCACCTCGACATCCTCATCAACAACGCGACGCAGACCGTTCGCCGCTCCCCGGGCGCTTACCAGCCGCTCGTCGACGCCGAGCTGTCGCCGCTGCCCGACGGCCCGCTGCCCGAGCTGGTCACGTTCGGTCACACCAACGACATGCACCCGCAGGCGCTCGAGCGCTCGGTCAACGCGCACCCGATCCTCGCCGCCGCCGCCTCGCGTGCCGACGAGCTGACGGAACAGGCCATGGCCGCCGGTTCCAGCTCGCTCGAGCGACTCGCCGCCGGCACCGCGATCGACGCGGGCGGCCTCATCCCCGACCTCGACGGCGTGAACTCATGGACCCAGCGCGTCGGCGACGTCGACCCGCTCGAGATGCTCGAGGTGCAGCTGGCGAACACGACGGCGCCGTTCCTGCTCGTCTCGAAGCTGCGTGCCTCGCTCGCGGCGAGCCCGGCACGCCGGACCTACGTCGTCAACGTCAGTGCGATGGAGGGCGTGTTCAACCGCGGCTACAAGGGCCCGGGCCACCCGCACACCAACATGGCCAAAGCCGCCGTGAACATGCTGACGCGCACGAGCGCCCGCGAGATGTTCGAGACCGACGGCATCCTCATGACGAGCGTCGACACCGGCTGGATCACCGACGAGCGCCCGCACCCGACGAAGGTGCGCCTCGCCGAAGAGGGCTTCCACGCCCCGCTCGACCTCGTCGACGGCGCCGCGCGCGTCTACGACCCGATCGTCCGCGGCGAGGCCGGCGAGGACCTGTTCGGCGTGTTCCTCAAGGACTACTCCCCCGGCGCATGGTGA
- a CDS encoding putative acetyltransferase, giving the protein MVRLPAPGNRVVVRYLLPTGQATDVLGELLSADDELVVVDGKRGVERIRRTDIVAAKPVPPPPAPRPRRT; this is encoded by the coding sequence ATGGTGAGACTTCCGGCCCCCGGGAACCGCGTCGTCGTCCGCTACCTGCTGCCGACGGGGCAGGCCACCGATGTCCTCGGCGAGCTGCTGAGCGCCGACGACGAGCTGGTCGTCGTCGATGGCAAGCGTGGCGTCGAGCGCATTCGCCGCACGGACATCGTTGCCGCTAAGCCGGTGCCCCCGCCGCCGGCGCCGCGACCGCGTCGCACCTGA
- a CDS encoding MFS transporter has protein sequence MRNPPPEADAPRAPHTPVLLATQLLFNTGFYAVVPFLALVLSEDFGVAAAAVGLILGVRTFAQQGMFLVGGVLADRIGARRVILLGCAVRVAGFATLAASLMVASPQLALFVTGTVLTGLGGALFSPGLNVLLADAEHRRSPAVHGRRASLFAWLSITGELGAVIGPILGAALLGWGFATVALFGAAFFVLIGLFLAYALPAPTRVAARGAHDTRHGRWWSLRDRRFVGFSTAHAADLLAYNQLYLALPLQLAMTPGAAPATAAMFAWVSLLTLTLQLPVARWSASVGAAVALRTGYLLSAAGFAVMAVGALSPVTDAVRVTIVFVAASLVVMGHMTTHPTALSLAPRFAGLHPTGSFFGLLATCGGIAVLVGNLIFGALLGIDGMPAAAWLFLAAPLIVAALVAPRLVPANRPA, from the coding sequence GTGCGAAATCCGCCTCCCGAAGCCGACGCTCCGCGTGCTCCCCACACGCCGGTGCTGCTCGCGACGCAGCTTCTCTTCAACACGGGCTTCTACGCGGTTGTCCCGTTCCTCGCACTCGTCCTCTCGGAAGATTTCGGTGTCGCGGCGGCTGCCGTCGGGCTCATCCTGGGCGTGCGCACCTTCGCGCAACAGGGCATGTTCCTCGTCGGCGGTGTGCTCGCCGACCGCATCGGCGCCCGCCGCGTGATTCTCCTCGGGTGCGCCGTCCGGGTCGCCGGGTTCGCGACGTTGGCTGCGTCCCTCATGGTGGCGTCGCCACAGCTCGCGCTGTTCGTCACGGGTACCGTGCTCACGGGTCTGGGCGGCGCGCTCTTCTCACCGGGACTCAACGTCCTGCTCGCGGATGCCGAGCACCGCCGCTCCCCGGCGGTGCACGGACGACGCGCATCACTCTTCGCCTGGCTGAGCATCACGGGTGAGCTGGGCGCCGTGATCGGCCCGATCCTCGGCGCGGCACTTCTCGGTTGGGGCTTCGCCACGGTCGCCCTCTTCGGTGCCGCCTTCTTCGTTCTCATCGGGCTGTTCCTGGCGTACGCGTTGCCGGCGCCGACGCGCGTCGCGGCTCGCGGAGCACATGACACCCGCCACGGACGGTGGTGGTCGCTGCGCGATCGCCGCTTCGTCGGCTTCTCGACCGCGCACGCAGCTGATCTGCTCGCCTACAACCAGCTCTACCTCGCCCTACCGCTGCAGCTGGCGATGACGCCCGGCGCTGCGCCGGCGACGGCGGCGATGTTCGCGTGGGTCTCGCTGCTCACGCTCACGCTCCAGCTGCCCGTGGCCCGCTGGTCGGCGTCCGTGGGCGCGGCGGTCGCGCTGCGGACCGGGTACCTGCTGTCGGCCGCCGGATTCGCCGTCATGGCGGTCGGCGCGCTGTCGCCCGTGACGGATGCGGTGCGCGTCACGATCGTCTTCGTCGCTGCGTCGCTCGTCGTGATGGGTCACATGACGACCCATCCCACTGCGCTGTCGCTCGCCCCTCGCTTCGCGGGGCTCCACCCCACCGGATCGTTCTTCGGCCTGCTTGCGACCTGCGGCGGCATCGCGGTGCTCGTGGGCAACCTCATCTTCGGCGCGCTTCTCGGAATCGACGGGATGCCGGCCGCGGCATGGCTCTTCCTCGCCGCGCCGCTCATCGTCGCGGCGCTCGTGGCCCCTCGGCTGGTGCCGGCGAATCGTCCGGCGTGA
- the gltX gene encoding glutamate--tRNA ligase translates to MSSAPHPATTTAIGSDIRVRFCPSPTGLPHVGLIRTALFNWAYARHNGGKMVFRIEDTDAARDSEESYQQLLEALRWLEIDWDEGVEKGGPHAPYRQSQRHELYRGVLDKLIAAGVVYESYSTAEEIDARNEANGRAKQLGYDNYDRDLTDEQKAAFRAEGREPAWRLRVPDHDLTYVDLIRGEVTFPAGSFPDFVIVRAGGIPLYTFVNPVDDALMGITHVLRGEDLMPSTARQLALYAALIEAGVTDFVPRFGHMPLVLGETGNKKLSKRDPKADLFLQREKGFIHEGLLNYLSLLGWSIAADRDVFSRDELIAAFDIADVNPNPARFDQKKAESINGDHVRMLAPADFAERLVPYLAGAGLIENPPTAGEREILEAAAPLVQERMQLLGDAPGLLGFLFRSDIAYDDDALSGLPANAGEVLVASVGALELVPEQGFTAAAVQDALAPALIEGLGLKPRVAYGPLRVALSGRRVSPPLFESMELLGKAETIRRLDALVQRVG, encoded by the coding sequence ATGTCCAGCGCACCTCACCCCGCCACCACGACCGCCATCGGATCCGACATCCGTGTGCGGTTCTGCCCCTCGCCGACCGGTCTGCCGCACGTCGGTCTCATCCGCACGGCCCTGTTCAACTGGGCCTACGCGCGCCACAACGGCGGCAAGATGGTCTTCCGCATCGAAGACACCGACGCCGCGCGTGACAGCGAGGAGAGCTACCAGCAGCTGCTCGAGGCGCTGCGTTGGCTCGAGATCGACTGGGACGAGGGCGTCGAGAAGGGCGGTCCGCACGCCCCGTACCGCCAGTCGCAGCGTCACGAGCTCTACCGCGGAGTGCTCGACAAGCTCATCGCCGCCGGCGTCGTCTACGAGTCGTATTCGACGGCCGAAGAGATCGATGCGCGCAACGAGGCCAACGGCCGCGCGAAGCAGCTCGGCTACGACAACTACGACCGTGACCTCACCGACGAGCAGAAGGCCGCCTTCCGTGCCGAGGGGCGCGAGCCCGCGTGGCGCCTGCGCGTGCCCGACCACGACCTGACCTACGTCGACCTCATCCGCGGCGAGGTCACATTCCCCGCCGGGTCGTTCCCCGACTTCGTGATCGTGCGCGCCGGCGGCATCCCGCTGTACACGTTCGTAAACCCCGTCGACGACGCGCTCATGGGCATCACGCACGTCCTGCGCGGCGAGGACCTCATGCCCTCGACGGCGCGCCAGCTCGCCCTGTACGCCGCGCTCATCGAGGCGGGTGTCACCGACTTCGTGCCGCGATTCGGCCACATGCCTCTCGTGCTCGGCGAGACCGGCAACAAGAAGCTGTCGAAGCGCGACCCGAAAGCCGACCTCTTCCTGCAGCGCGAGAAGGGCTTCATCCACGAGGGGCTGCTCAACTACCTGTCGCTGCTGGGCTGGTCGATCGCGGCCGACCGCGACGTCTTCTCGCGCGACGAGCTCATCGCCGCGTTCGACATCGCCGACGTGAACCCCAACCCCGCCCGGTTCGATCAGAAGAAGGCCGAGTCGATCAACGGCGACCACGTGCGGATGCTCGCGCCGGCCGACTTCGCCGAGCGCCTCGTGCCCTACCTCGCCGGTGCGGGCCTGATCGAGAACCCGCCCACCGCGGGCGAGCGCGAGATCCTCGAGGCCGCCGCGCCGCTCGTGCAGGAGCGGATGCAGCTGCTCGGTGACGCGCCGGGGCTGCTCGGCTTCCTGTTCCGTTCCGACATCGCGTACGACGACGACGCGCTGTCGGGCCTTCCGGCGAACGCGGGCGAGGTGCTCGTCGCGTCGGTCGGCGCCCTCGAGCTGGTTCCCGAGCAGGGGTTCACGGCCGCGGCCGTGCAGGACGCTCTGGCCCCCGCGCTGATCGAGGGGCTCGGCCTCAAGCCGCGCGTCGCCTACGGCCCGCTGCGTGTCGCCCTCAGCGGCCGTCGCGTCTCGCCGCCGCTGTTCGAGTCGATGGAGCTTCTCGGCAAGGCCGAGACCATCCGACGGCTCGACGCTCTCGTGCAGCGCGTCGGCTGA